Below is a genomic region from Treponema sp. OMZ 798.
TTCCCATAAGATAGTTTACGGCATAGGTGTAGGCAGGATCCGTGTTGATACCCGAAATGTTGTTTTGGCCTGTGATTACGAATTCCCCATCCAAAATTTCTCCGCTAAAAAGAACCTTTGCAAAGACCTTCCCGTTTGAGGTGCACAAGAAGCTTCCTATCTCATTGTCATTGTAATATAAAAAACCTGCCCAAGTGCCTTCTTTCCATGAAAGGTCTTGGTATATAACGTAATCACCCGATTCCGTACCCTCCCATGCTGACTTTTCTTCAGCTGCAAGCCGAAAACCGGCTGCCGTCAGGAGGAAAAAAAGTAAAAAGCTTAAACTTAAAATCTTTTTCATCTTAAAAAGCCTCTAGCTTAATTTTGCAAGTTCTTCTTTTACGTTTTTTTCCACCAAATCCATCACTTCATCTTTATTGACCAAGCTGTTTTCGGAACTGCTTCTCAGTTTAAATTCGATATTGGGAAGATTTTTTTCGCCGACTACGAGCCTTATCGGAATGCCTATGAGATCCATATCCTTAAATTTAACGCCGGTTCTTTCTTTTCGGTCATCCAAGAGAACTTCAATTCCTCTTCTTTTGCACTCGTCATAGAGGCGGTCGGCTTCTTTTTGCATTTCGCCCTCGTATTTTATGGGAACTATGGCAACCTGAAAGGGGGCGACGCTCATAGGCCAGATTATTCCGTCCTCATCGTGGTGTTCTTCGACGATTGAAGCCGTAAGGCGGTCAAGCCCTATGCCGTAGCAGCCCATCGAGGGATGCTGCTGTTTTCCGTTTTCATCGAGGTAGGTCATATTCATCGACTTGGTGTACTTATAGCCCAGCTTAAAGATGTGGCCGAGTTCATTGCCTTTTTTAGTGTAAAGAGGAGTGCCGCAAACGGAGCACTTATCTCCTTCTCTTACCGTGCGGAGGTCAAAGACATGGGCAGGGGTAAAATCTCTTGAAGGCTCCACATGAATAAGGTGTTTGTCTTTTTTTAAGGCTCCGGTTACTGCATCGTGTATGAGCATAACGCTTTCATCGGCAATTACGGGAATGTTTTTTAAGCCTACGGGGCCTGCAAAGCCTACAACCGTTCCTGTCGCTTCTTCTACTTCGGCATCGCTTGCAAGGATTGCTTCCGAGGCTTTAAGGGAGAATTTTAACTTTGCTTCGTTTACTTCCAAATCGCCCCTTATGCAGACTGCTGCCAGGTGAGTTTCTTCATCGCTCTCTTTCGCTCTTTTTTTACTATTTTCTGCATTACCGAGTACTTCGGAATT
It encodes:
- a CDS encoding proline--tRNA ligase, yielding MKMTQMYMPTLREIPNEAVVESHKLLLRAGMIRNLANGLFAYLPLGLKAFRKVEKIIREEMDAIGCLEFKPPVIVPGEIWQESGRWDSMGPELLRIKNRLNQELVVSPTAEEAFTALLKNELSSYKNYPVLTYQINTKYRDEVRPRYGLMRTREFTMKDAYSFHTNDESLDEAYLSFEKAYVKIFKRCGLTVIGVKADSGAMGGSGSQEFMVESSVGDDTLLLCPSCGYAANEEKAACAPDKEQGSASASNIEEIDTPNIKTIEELTAFLKTESSSFIKTLIYRIENSEVLGNAENSKKRAKESDEETHLAAVCIRGDLEVNEAKLKFSLKASEAILASDAEVEEATGTVVGFAGPVGLKNIPVIADESVMLIHDAVTGALKKDKHLIHVEPSRDFTPAHVFDLRTVREGDKCSVCGTPLYTKKGNELGHIFKLGYKYTKSMNMTYLDENGKQQHPSMGCYGIGLDRLTASIVEEHHDEDGIIWPMSVAPFQVAIVPIKYEGEMQKEADRLYDECKRRGIEVLLDDRKERTGVKFKDMDLIGIPIRLVVGEKNLPNIEFKLRSSSENSLVNKDEVMDLVEKNVKEELAKLS